The following proteins are encoded in a genomic region of Nymphalis io chromosome 8, ilAglIoxx1.1, whole genome shotgun sequence:
- the LOC126770063 gene encoding uncharacterized protein LOC126770063 isoform X1, producing MIIKKMDENIDNNVAVLAILDNQSSPYKQNINLTSYNLNGHQVNQEEIETNETSKQNIIWTKNATLMLLNLYETKLNMLDNPKKKSKMWTSMAEELKSFQIEVTPDQVRWKINALTKKYKDCIDNGHGSMAFKYFNEMHQILGRYNEDSGTYRLASGVMQGQESDKDHRVINRKITYKNSTPFRKLRAERRAKVELDKQWIEYIRRQEEQKLIRDERYERSLRLREEELQLKKKELEIKQSIALRKLQLKEKKQEEFLKIEREKCALLRKILADQ from the exons ATGATAATCAAAAAAATGGATGAAAATATAGACAACAATGTAGCCGTTTTGGCTATTTTAGATAATCAAT cttcaccatacaaacaaaatattaatttgaccaGCTATAATCTTAATGGTCATCAAGTCAATCAAGAGGAAATAGAGACAAATGAAACAAGTAAACAAA ATATTATTTGGACAAAAAATGCCACACTAATGCttctaaatttatatgaaactaaACTGAATATGTTGGATAATCCTAAAAAGAAATCAAAGATGTGGACTTCGATGGCAGAAGAATTAAAATCCTTTCAGATAGag gtgaCACCAGATCAGGTGAGATGGAAAATTAATGcactaacaaaaaaatacaaagattgTATTGATAACGGACACGGGTCTATGGCATTCAAATATTTCAACGAAATGCATCAAATCCTCGGAAGGTACAATGAAGACAGTGGAACATACAGGCTAGCATCAGGTGTTATGCAAGGACAAGAAAGTGACAAAGATCACAGAGTTATAAATCGAAAGATAACTTATAAAAACTCAACACCTTTTAGGAAACTTCGAGCAGAACGCAGAGCCAAAGTAGAATTAGATAAGCAATGGATAGAATATATTAGGCGGCAAGAGGAACAAAAGTTAATAAGGGATGAAAGGTATGAAAGAAGCTTAAGATTAAGAGAAGAGGAActtcagttaaaaaaaaaggagttAGAAATTAAACAGTCAATAGCTTTAAGAAAGTTacaattaaaagaaaagaagCAAGAGGAATTCTTAAAAATTGAAAGAGAAAAATGTGCattgttaagaaaaatattggcagaccaataa
- the LOC126770042 gene encoding uncharacterized protein LOC126770042 yields MANKKLILFVTETLPDSSNDSDSSSWSDTCGIGSEFSEDDDEEDRLFFPLMQYLVRLRRNRVDDYLHIVDSWTDTEFKNRLRISRKTAYRLIDELEKSGFIASHKFGLKPLEPKLCFYIFLSFIANTEPLTPIASRFDISISSTFRVIRRVVAWVLTKLNEAIKWPQDFDDVRTICDNFQSKTGISNMLGVIDCTHVRIEKPKNAREYCNPKGYFSIILQVTIDANLCFTNIYCGEPGSSNCARVLKKSPLYHTATQNKNALFPHNTFLVGHSGYPSLPWLVPPFRENKRLTMEQREFNSLHAATRKLSDKAFTILKNRFRRVKLFTVYRNIAFITDTIVAACILHNYCLKENDHLEDN; encoded by the exons ATGGCTAATAAAAAGCTTATACTATTTGTGACTGAAACCTTACCCGATAGCAGTAACGATAGTGATTCTAGTAGCTGGAGCGATACATGCGGCATTGGATCCGAGTTTTCGGAAGATGACGATGAAGAAGATAGATTATTTTTTCCACTTATGCAATATTTAGTAAGATTAAGAAGAAATCGCGTTGATGACTACTTGCATATAGTAGATTCGTGGACAGATACTGAATTTAAAAATCGTTTGAGGATATCGCGAAAAACAGCTTATCGTCTTATTG ATGAATTGGAAAAATCAGGATTTATAGCATCACATAAATTTGGACTTAAACCCTTGGAACcgaaactatgtttttatatatttttgtcttttataGCCAACACAGAGCCCCTTACACCTATAGCATCAAGATTTGATATCTCAATATCTTCAACATTTCGCGTAATAAGAAGGGTAGTAGCATgggttttaacaaaattaaatgagGCTATAAAATGGCCACAAGACTTTGATGATGTCAGAACAATATGTGATAATTTTCAAAGCAAAACGGGTATATCTAATATGTTGGGAGTTATTGATTGTACCCATGTAAGAATTGAGAAACCAAAAAATGCAAGAGAGTATTGTAATCCAAAaggatatttttcaattattttgcaAGTTACAATAGATGCTAATTTatgctttacaaatatttactgtGGAGAACCAGGGTCATCGAACTGTGCAAGAGTTTTGAAGAAGTCCCCTTTGTATCATACAGCAACTCAGAATAAAAATGCTCTTTTTCCTCATAATACATTTCTAGTTGGACATTCTGGATACCCATCTTTGCCATGGTTGGTACCTCCCTTTAGAGAAAACAAAAGATTAACTATGGAGCAAAGGGAGTTTAATTCACTCCATGCAGCTACTAGGAAATTGAGTGATAAGGCTTTCACTAtcttaaaaaatagatttagaaGAGTAAAACTATTTACAGTGTATAGAAATATAGCCTTCATCACAGATACAATTGTAGCTGCctgtatattacataattattgccTTAAAGAGAATGATCACTTGGAAGATAATTAA
- the LOC126769981 gene encoding ATP-binding cassette sub-family F member 3 — MANCGDFIKSQFPLMDEELKKYVEDILDNSAGEFEDTDEVFEAVGEVLQGISEKSEEDIREICEQLLGMLQPDKTNNANGPRKILNQPIHMASMTTNVTETDDVKSIWLPTRDDALKVDAKKLEKAEAKLQQKQQKQKDSKLPVAAPVLQSATASQVTSKKDSKLEAKGTNRTQDIRIENFDIAYGDRVLLQGADLVLAFGRRYGLVGRNGLGKTTLLRMISSKQLKIPSHISILHVEQEVVGDETIALQSVLECDTIRENLLKREKEITAAINNGSTDTYLSTELSEVYAQLENIEADKAPARASIILSGLGFTPDMQNRATKTFSGGWRMRLALARALFSKPDLLLLDEPTNMLDIKAIIWLENYLQNWPTTLLVVSHDRNFLDTVPTDIMHLHTQRIDTYRGNYDQFHKTKTEKHKNQQREYEAQQQHRAHTQEFIDRFRYNANRASSVQSKIKMLEKLPELKPVEKEIDVVLRFPETEPLSPPILQLNEVGFYYSKDKVIFSNVNLGATLESRICIVGDNGAGKTTLLKIIMGILSPTNGIRSVHRGLKFGYFSQHHVDQLEMNVNSVELLQRSYPGKTIEEYRRQLGSFGVSGDLALQTIASLSGGQKSRVAFATMCMGNPNFLVLDEPTNHLDIETIEALGKAINKYTGGVILVSHDERLIRMVCKELWVCGGGSVASIEGGFDEYRKIVERELEAQNK, encoded by the exons ATGGCTAACTGTggtgattttattaaaagtcaGTTTCCATTGATGGATGAAGAGttgaaaaaatatgttgaaG acaTATTGGACAACAGTGCTGGTGAATTTGAAGATACGGACGAAGTTTTTGAGGCAGTAGGAGAAGTTTTACAAGGAATTTCAGAAAAATCAGAAGAAGATATCAG AGAAATATGTGAGCAACTATTAGGTATGCTACAACCtgataaaacaaacaatgccAATGGGCCaaggaaaatattaaatcaGCCCATTCATATGGCATCAATGACAACTAATGTGACAGAAACTGATGATGTGAAAAGTATTTGGCTACCAACAAGAGATGATGCCTTG AAAGTTGATGCTAAAAAATTGGAAAAGGCTGAAGCAAAATTgcaacaaaaacaacaaaagcAGAAGGACTCCAAACTTCCTGTTGCAGCGCCAGTGCTACAATCTGCAACAGCATCACAAGTCACTTCTAAAAAAGACAGTAAACTTGAAGCTAAAGGCACTAACAGAACTCAGGATATAAGAATTGAGAACTTTGATATTGCTTATGGCGACAG agtTTTATTACAGGGAGCAGATCTGGTTCTTGCATTTGGTAGACGTTATGGCTTAGTGGGGCGTAACGGGTTAGGCAAAACCACATTACTTCGCATGATATCGAGCAAGCAGTTAAAAATACCTTCACACATTTCCATACTACATGTAGAACAAGAAGTTGTAGGTGATGAAACAATAGCTCTGCAGAGTGTTTTAGAATGTGATACCATTAGAGAGAATTTGTtgaagagagagaaagagatCACAGCTGCTATTAATAATGG ATCAACGGACACATACCTATCAACGGAGTTAAGTGAAGTATATGCACAATTAGAAAACATCGAAGCAGACAAAGCTCCAGCGCGGGCTTCGATAATTCTCAGCGGTTTAGGATTCACTCCAGACATGCAGAATCGTGCCACAAAAACTTTTTCTGGAGGTTGGAGAATGAGATTGGCGCTGGCGAGGGCTTTGTTTTCAAA aCCTGACCTTCTGTTACTTGATGAGCCCACTAACATGTTGGATATAAAAGCAATCATCTGGTTAGAAAACTATCTGCAAAACTGGCCCACAACTTTATTGGTTGTTTCTCACGACAGGAACTTTTTGGACACTGTACCAACAGATATAATGCATTTACACACACAGAGGATTGATACGTATAG GGGAAACTACGACCAGTTCCACAAGACGAAGACGGAGAAGCATAAGAACCAGCAGCGCGAGTACGAAGCGCAGCAACAGCACCGCGCGCACACGCAGGAGTTCATCGACCGCTTCCGGTACAACGCCAACCGCGCTTCCTCCGTGCAGAGCAAGATTAAGATGCTTGAGAAACT ACCTGAGTTGAAACCAGTAGAGAAAGAAATAGACGTCGTGCTACGGTTTCCTGAGACCGAACCGCTCTCTCCCCCAATATTACAACTGAATGAGGTTGGATTCTACTATTCCAAGGACAAGGTGATATTCTCAAATGTCAATCTTGGTGCAACCCTGGAGTCTAGGATATGTATT GTCGGTGACAACGGCGCCGGTAAAACGACATTGCTGAAGATCATAATGGGTATATTGTCGCCCACAAACGGTATCCGCAGCGTGCATCGTGGACTGAAGTTCGGCTACTTCTCCCAGCATCACGTCGACCAGCTGGAAATGAATGTGAACTCCGTCGAGTTGCTACAGAGGAGCTATCcag GTAAAACTATAGAAGAGTACAGAAGACAGTTGGGCAGTTTCGGTGTCAGCGGTGATCTCGCTTTACAGACCATCGCCAGTCTATCCGGAGGTCAGAAGTCGAGAGTAGCATTTGCGACGATGTGTATGGGCAACCCCAACTTTCTGGTATTGGACGAGCCGACTAATCACTTGGACATTGAGACGATAGAAGCCTTAGGGAAGGCGATCAATAAGTATACC GGTGGAGTGATTCTCGTGTCTCACGACGAAAGGTTAATACGGATGGTCTGCAAGGAGCTTTGGGTGTGCGGGGGCGGCTCCGTGGCCAGCATCGAGGGCGGATTCGACGAGTACCGCAAGATCGTCGAGAGGGAGCTCGAAGCACAGAATAAATAG
- the LOC126770065 gene encoding uncharacterized protein LOC126770065 isoform X1: MNESDAYVNNILQDVDRIPSDGVCITTINCNHEKSDNVEKASAVWTYNATLTLLKLYENKLEMLETPKKKTRIWNAISESLKDYNIEMTPDQVRWKINALTKKYKQCVDTGHCMKFKYFKEMDNIYAQYNVDCDSFTIGEFLHKKKDGKQPYTKDTSIKTNVESKAMIELRKIRLANRIESERSQSKNNLEKQWLEYLKRQEQNKLLQDQIFERNLKLKEEDLQLRRQEIEMKESIEIRKLQLKEQEQDDLLLIEREKCEMLKQIFADRIIL, from the exons atgaatgaaagCGATGCATATgtcaataacattttacaagACG TTGATCGAATTCCTTCGGATGGAGTATGTATTACGACTATAAACTGCAATCATGAAAAATCTGATAACGTAGAGAAAGCAA GCGCAGTTTGGACGTACAATGCTACCTTAACACttctaaaattatatgaaaataagttGGAAATGTTAGAAACACCCAAAAAGAAAACCAGAATTTGGAATGCCATATCAGAAAGCTTAAAAGATTATAACATTGAG ATGACACCAGATCAAGTACGATGGAAGATAAATgcattgacaaaaaaatataagcaatgtGTTGATACGgggcattgtatgaaatttaaatattttaaagaaatggaTAACATTTATGCACAATATAATGTGGATTGTGACTCATTCACTATTGGAGAATTTTTACACAAAAAGAAAGATGGTAAGCAGCCATACACCAAAGACACATCAATAAAAACCAATGTAGAAAGTAAAGCAATGATTGAACTTAGAAAAATACGACTGGCGAATAGGATTGAATCTGAGAGGTCCCAAAGTAAAAACAACTTAGAAAAACAATGGCTTGAATACTTAAAACGACAGGAACAGAATAAGTTACTGCAAGATCAGATATTTGAGCgcaatttaaagttaaaagaaGAAGATTTGCAGTTACGAAGGCAAGAAATAGAAATGAAAGAATCAATCGAGATAAGGAAGCTACAATTAAAAGAACAAGAACAAgacgatttattattaattgaaagaGAAAAATGTGAAATGCTTAAACAAATTTTTGCtgatagaattatattataa
- the LOC126770072 gene encoding transcription factor E2F5-like produces MAELYGYKRYEKSLGLLTTRFVSLLQKANNGVLDLKIATDLLAVRQKRRIYDITNVLEGIGLIEKRSKNSIQWKGAGPDGNTTEVGKKVNVLRKQINLLEQHEELLDKQMHWIEQSIKNVLDDPDNEAMTYVTEKDIKNCFDDNQILVLEAPLGADLSVGRIPHKLNKKGEEKEQKFFLHVKSSEAVGVILLCDMEKEEVLDEDSMDVEVEKYTDQGENLLQDCNYLLRLSPPVTKQDFSFSLHGTEGLCDLFDIPC; encoded by the exons atggcAGAGTTATACGGTTATAAAAGGTATGAAAAATCGTTAGGATTACTCACGACCCGTTTTGTCTCGTTATTACAAAAAGCAAATAATGGAGTTTTGGATTTAAAAATC gccACTGATTTATTAGCAGTTCGACAAAAGAGAAGGATATACGACATAACGAACGTATTAGAAGGCATAGGTTTAATAGAAAAACGAAGTAAAAATAGTATACAGTGGAA GGGTGCTGGTCCTGATGGTAATACAACTGAAGTTGGCAAGAAAGTAAATgttttaagaaaacaaataaatcttttgGAGCAGCATGAAGAATTGTTAGATAA GCAAATGCATTGGATAgaacaaagtattaaaaatgtattagatGATCCTGACAATGAAGCAATGACCTATGTGACTGAAAAAgacattaaaaattgttttgatgATAATCAAATTTTAGTTTTGGAAGCACCATTAGGCGCAGATTTATCAGTGGGACGTATTCCCCATAAACTAAACAAA aaAGGAGAAGAGAAAGAACAAAAGTTTTTTCTACACGTGAAATCAAGTGAAGCTGTTGGGGTTATATTATTGTGTGACATGGAGAAGGAAGAG GTTTTAGATGAAGATAGTATGGATGTTGAAGTCGAAAAATACACGGATCAAGGAGAAAATTTATTGCAAGATTGTA ATTACCTATTGAGATTAAGCCCACCAGTAACAAAGCAAGACTTCTCTTTTTCTTTACATGGTACAGAAGGTTTATGTGACTTATTTGATATTCCATGTTGA
- the LOC126770065 gene encoding uncharacterized protein LOC126770065 isoform X2 has product MQFHFARINRFDIDRIPSDGVCITTINCNHEKSDNVEKASAVWTYNATLTLLKLYENKLEMLETPKKKTRIWNAISESLKDYNIEMTPDQVRWKINALTKKYKQCVDTGHCMKFKYFKEMDNIYAQYNVDCDSFTIGEFLHKKKDGKQPYTKDTSIKTNVESKAMIELRKIRLANRIESERSQSKNNLEKQWLEYLKRQEQNKLLQDQIFERNLKLKEEDLQLRRQEIEMKESIEIRKLQLKEQEQDDLLLIEREKCEMLKQIFADRIIL; this is encoded by the exons ATGCAATTCCATTTTGCACGAATAAATCGTTTTGATA TTGATCGAATTCCTTCGGATGGAGTATGTATTACGACTATAAACTGCAATCATGAAAAATCTGATAACGTAGAGAAAGCAA GCGCAGTTTGGACGTACAATGCTACCTTAACACttctaaaattatatgaaaataagttGGAAATGTTAGAAACACCCAAAAAGAAAACCAGAATTTGGAATGCCATATCAGAAAGCTTAAAAGATTATAACATTGAG ATGACACCAGATCAAGTACGATGGAAGATAAATgcattgacaaaaaaatataagcaatgtGTTGATACGgggcattgtatgaaatttaaatattttaaagaaatggaTAACATTTATGCACAATATAATGTGGATTGTGACTCATTCACTATTGGAGAATTTTTACACAAAAAGAAAGATGGTAAGCAGCCATACACCAAAGACACATCAATAAAAACCAATGTAGAAAGTAAAGCAATGATTGAACTTAGAAAAATACGACTGGCGAATAGGATTGAATCTGAGAGGTCCCAAAGTAAAAACAACTTAGAAAAACAATGGCTTGAATACTTAAAACGACAGGAACAGAATAAGTTACTGCAAGATCAGATATTTGAGCgcaatttaaagttaaaagaaGAAGATTTGCAGTTACGAAGGCAAGAAATAGAAATGAAAGAATCAATCGAGATAAGGAAGCTACAATTAAAAGAACAAGAACAAgacgatttattattaattgaaagaGAAAAATGTGAAATGCTTAAACAAATTTTTGCtgatagaattatattataa
- the LOC126770063 gene encoding uncharacterized protein LOC126770063 isoform X2 codes for MIIKKMDENIDNNVAVLAILDNQSSPYKQNINLTSYNLNGHQVNQEEIETNETSKQNIIWTKNATLMLLNLYETKLNMLDNPKKKSKMWTSMAEELKSFQIEVTPDQVRWKINALTKKYKDCIDNGHGSMAFKYFNEMHQILGRYNEDSGTYRLASGNFEQNAEPK; via the exons ATGATAATCAAAAAAATGGATGAAAATATAGACAACAATGTAGCCGTTTTGGCTATTTTAGATAATCAAT cttcaccatacaaacaaaatattaatttgaccaGCTATAATCTTAATGGTCATCAAGTCAATCAAGAGGAAATAGAGACAAATGAAACAAGTAAACAAA ATATTATTTGGACAAAAAATGCCACACTAATGCttctaaatttatatgaaactaaACTGAATATGTTGGATAATCCTAAAAAGAAATCAAAGATGTGGACTTCGATGGCAGAAGAATTAAAATCCTTTCAGATAGag gtgaCACCAGATCAGGTGAGATGGAAAATTAATGcactaacaaaaaaatacaaagattgTATTGATAACGGACACGGGTCTATGGCATTCAAATATTTCAACGAAATGCATCAAATCCTCGGAAGGTACAATGAAGACAGTGGAACATACAGGCTAGCATCAG GAAACTTCGAGCAGAACGCAGAGCCAAAGTAG
- the LOC126769996 gene encoding WD repeat-containing protein 46: protein MKEKKMVRYFNTEDKKEEITKETNQDVKVYKIKPAARILKIQKYKNQKHIQTKKNIKKENKFTGKAPIDPEKLQHHSRGEGFEGKGVRHPLYALKLKKKENKLKYAQEQAARADILLTEDQGFLEVDEDNRTTGITQQVIADNIDITAATKSFELNLDFGPYQAKYSRNGRHLLLGSNKGHLTAFDWVTKKLHFEINVMESIHDVSWLHVETMIAAAQKEWLYIYDNTGMEIHCIKRMDKILRMEFLPYHFLLAAVNEFGFMTWLDISIGEIVGHYNNNMGRTPVMTQNPYNATLCLGNSKGVVSLWSPNVKKPLAKILCHKTPLTAIAVDNNGMYMATSGVDRSMKIWDIRNLDGPIQHYKLRSAPVHLEFSQKDMLAVGLGNVVEVYSNCCSQTAEKPYLRHKMGKTIKNFKFCPYEDILGIGTSTGFTSIIVPGSGEPNFDALESNPFQTKKQRKEAEVKALLEKIPTELITLNPYEVLEIDVPSLKDKIEARKSLLYLKPKKVDLTPRKKKKGKTNIARKKIIKEAARKEYINQSIEAKKILNMPQKDIGPKQSFGVLDRFVPRPKVKK, encoded by the exons atgaaggaAAAGAAAATG gTTCGATATTTCAATACTGAAgataaaaaagaagaaataacaaaagaaaCAAATCAAGatgtaaaagtatataaaattaaaccagctgccaggatattaaaaatccaaaaatataaG AAccaaaaacatattcaaaccaagaaaaacattaaaaaagaaaataaatttactggtaAGGCACCCATTGACCCTGAAAAGTTACAACATCATTCAAGAGGCGAGGGTTTTGAGGGTAAAGGTGTAAGACATCCTTTGtatgctttaaaattaaaaaagaaagaaaacaaaCTCAAATATGCCCAGGAACAAGCTGCTAGAGCAGATATTTTACTAACAGAAGACCAGGG TTTCTTAGAAGTTGATGAAGATAATAGAACTACAGGAATTACTCAACAAGTAATAGCAGACAATATTGATATAACTGCAGCTACAAAATCCTTTGAACTAAACTTAGATTTTGGACCCTATCAAGCCAAGTACTCACGTAATGGAAGACATCTACTATTAGGAAGCAATAAAGGTCATTTAACTGCTTTTGACTGGGTGACTAAAAAGCTACACTTTGAAATCAATGTTATGGAATCTATACATGATGTGAG TTGGCTACATGTTGAAACAATGATAGCAGCTGCGCAAAAAGAGTGGTTATATATTTACGACAACACAGGAATGGAGATACATTGTATCAAAAGGATGGACAAAATATTGAGAATGGAATTTTTACCTTACCATTTCTTGCTTGCTGCtgtt AATGAATTTGGATTCATGACATGGCTTGATATTTCAATAGGAGAAATTGTCGGTCACTACAACAACAATATGGGAAGGACACCAGTAATGACACAAAATCCTTACAATGCTACTCTGTGTTTAGGAAATTCAAAGGGAGTGGTCTCATTATGGTCTCCAAATGTTAAAAAACCATTAGCAAAAATATTATGCCATAAAACACCATTGACAGCTATTGCTGTAGATAATAATGGCAT gtaCATGGCAACATCGGGAGTAGATAGAAGTATGAAAATATGGGATATTAGAAACCTTGATGGACCAATACAGCATTACAAATTACGTAGTGCTCCTGTACATTTAGAATTTTCTCAAAAAGACATGTTAGCTGTGGGTCTAGGAAATGTGGTTGAGGTCTacag TAATTGCTGTTCACAAACTGCAGAAAAACCATATTTAAGACACAAAATGggaaaaactattaaaaatttcaaattctgCCCCTATGAAGATATTTTAGGAATTGGTACTAGCACTGGTTTTACGAGCATTATTGTTCCag GCAGTGGTGAACCAAACTTCGATGCACTGGAAAGCAATCCATTCCAAACTAAAAAACAACGGAAAGAGGCTGAGGTTAAGGCACTCCTTGAAAAGATACCTACAGAGCTTATTACTCTTAATCCATATGAGGTTTTGGAAATTGATGTACCATCATTGAAAGATAAAATAGAAGCAAGAAAGAGCCTTTTG TATTTAAAACCGAAAAAGGTTGATTTGACAccgagaaaaaagaaaaaaggcaaaacaaatattgcaagaaagaaaattataaaggaAGCAGCCAGGAAg GAATACATCAACCAATCCATCGAGGCTAAGAAAATACTTAACATGCCACAAAAAGACATTGGaccaaaacaatcatttggAGTACTTGATAGATTTGTACCTCGACCAAAAGttaagaaataa